A genomic region of bacterium contains the following coding sequences:
- the tolR gene encoding protein TolR has translation MGFDTTDDQAGVIAQINVTPLVDVMLVLLIIFMVAAPILQQGAELQLPQETISPLEGDEEQLVVNIQETGQVSIGKDNTVDIASLGSRLQGILERRSDKRVFIRADKRVDYGRVMAVMAQIKNAGIEKVGLVTEPK, from the coding sequence ATGGGATTTGATACGACTGACGACCAAGCCGGCGTAATTGCGCAAATTAACGTCACGCCATTGGTTGACGTGATGTTAGTACTTTTGATTATTTTCATGGTTGCTGCGCCGATTTTGCAACAGGGCGCTGAATTGCAATTGCCACAGGAGACAATTTCGCCATTAGAAGGCGATGAAGAGCAGTTAGTTGTTAACATCCAAGAAACTGGTCAGGTTTCGATTGGGAAAGATAACACTGTTGATATTGCTAGTCTGGGAAGTCGCCTGCAAGGAATTTTAGAGCGCCGTAGTGACAAGCGCGTGTTTATCCGCGCAGATAAGCGCGTCGACTATGGTCGAGTCATGGCTGTAATGGCACAAATTAAAAATGCTGGGATTGAAAAAGTTGGCTTGGTTACGGAACCAAAGTGA
- the tolA gene encoding cell envelope integrity protein TolA yields MISCLGHALGIGIAVFILERSEAKNLTAEVFTVTLEGGQRLGGVAKVPELGAEKDKNLPAALNTESETKATEPPQKEKKLEAPSIVEDPAKLLEEQKKKEAEQKKLAEEKKKKELEEKKKLEEEKKKLEKEKKDEAAKKLLEDVKKREKEEAEQEKKRREKLLEDALAGKKANYKGESADVGGEGPGAARLGGTGGGGGKLGSLEFVAYRNALMNHIKKGWHWMPGGPHLQARIEVRIEPTGEISSFRLLNSSGRSDFDDSAMRAVQKSSPVPPPPAALIEIFKTQAVLFDSQDQ; encoded by the coding sequence ATGATCTCATGCTTGGGCCATGCTTTGGGTATTGGGATCGCAGTCTTTATTCTAGAACGTTCTGAGGCAAAGAATTTAACTGCGGAAGTTTTTACTGTTACGCTTGAGGGCGGACAACGTTTGGGTGGGGTGGCTAAAGTCCCCGAGCTTGGCGCCGAGAAAGATAAAAACCTACCTGCAGCATTAAATACGGAATCTGAAACTAAGGCGACTGAACCGCCGCAAAAAGAAAAAAAGCTTGAGGCTCCTTCAATTGTTGAGGACCCGGCAAAACTCCTTGAGGAGCAGAAAAAGAAGGAAGCTGAGCAAAAAAAACTTGCTGAGGAAAAAAAGAAAAAAGAATTAGAAGAAAAAAAGAAGCTCGAAGAAGAAAAGAAAAAGCTTGAGAAAGAGAAGAAGGACGAAGCTGCTAAGAAATTACTTGAAGATGTAAAAAAACGAGAAAAGGAAGAGGCAGAGCAGGAGAAAAAACGCCGCGAAAAATTACTTGAAGACGCACTTGCCGGGAAGAAAGCAAATTACAAGGGTGAATCTGCTGATGTCGGTGGCGAAGGTCCAGGCGCAGCACGTTTGGGCGGCACAGGTGGCGGTGGCGGAAAGCTTGGGAGCCTTGAATTTGTGGCTTATCGTAATGCCTTAATGAATCATATTAAGAAAGGTTGGCATTGGATGCCCGGGGGCCCGCATCTACAAGCGCGAATTGAAGTGCGCATTGAACCCACGGGCGAGATTTCCTCTTTTCGTTTGCTGAATAGTTCTGGACGATCAGACTTTGATGATTCTGCAATGCGTGCCGTGCAAAAATCATCTCCAGTGCCGCCACCTCCTGCTGCCTTGATTGAGATCTTTAAAACTCAGGCTGTGCTCTTTGATTCCCAAGATCAGTAG